In Triticum aestivum cultivar Chinese Spring chromosome 5B, IWGSC CS RefSeq v2.1, whole genome shotgun sequence, the following proteins share a genomic window:
- the LOC123116275 gene encoding tuliposide A-converting enzyme b3, amyloplastic translates to MDSGSTEILVENGCFRLYKDGHIDRLGGTDHVPAGFDADTGVTSKDVVIDAVTGVAVRLYLPDVHAAESDGPDISTAAVTKLPVVVFFHGGYFIVGSAGCPKHHRYVNSLAADARAIVVSVDYRLAPEHLLPAAYDDSWAALNWAVSGADPWLSEHGELGRVFLAGASAGGNIAHNMAIAAGASGLFAAATRLEGAVLLHPSFSGEQRIETESEEYRASVKMRCSVIFPGARGGLDDPRMNPTADGAPSLRTLPCERMLVCAASEDARLPRVRAYYDAVKSSRWSGQVEWFESEGKGHAFFVDEHGCREAVALMERVAGFIAGH, encoded by the coding sequence ATGGATTCCGGGAGCACGGAGATCCTCGTTGAAAACGGCTGCTTCCGACTATACAAGGACGGCCACATCGACCGTCTCGGAGGCACGGACCACGTGCCCGCCGGCTTCGACGCCGACACCGGCGTCACCTCCAAAGACGTCGTAATCGACGCCGTCACCGGCGTCGCCGTTCGCCTCTACCTGCCAGACGTCCATGCCGCTGAATCCGACGGCCCCGACATCAGTACAGCCGCAGTCACGAAGCTCCCGGTCGTCGTCTTCTTCCACGGCGGTTACTTCATCGTCGGATCAGCCGGCTGCCCTAAGCACCACCGCTACGTGAACTCGCTGGCCGCCGACGCCCGCGCCATCGTCGTCTCCGTCGACTACCGCCTCGCGCCCGAGCACCTGCTCCCGGCGGCCTACGACGACTCCTGGGCCGCGCTCAACTGGGCGGTGTCCGGCGCCGACCCGTGGCTGTCCGAGCACGGCGAACTCGGCCGCGTCTTCCTGGCCGGCGCCAGCGCCGGCGGGAACATAGCCCACAACATGGCCATCGCGGCCGGCGCGAGTGGCCTCTTCGCCGCGGCGACACGCCTAGAGGGCGCGGTCTTGCTCCACCCGTCGTTCAGCGGCGAGCAGAGGATCGAGACGGAGTCAGAGGAGTACAGGGCGAGCGTCAAGATGAGGTGCTCCGTGATCTTCCCCGGCGCGAGAGGCGGGCTGGACGACCCGAGGATGAACCCGACGGCCGACGGCGCGCCGAGCCTGCGGACGCTCCCGTGCGAGAGGATGCTGGTGTGCGCGGCGTCGGAGGACGCGAGGCTGCCGAGGGTGCGGGCGTACTACGACGCCGTGAAGTCCAGCAGGTGGTCTGGGCAAGTGGAGTGGTTCGAGTCGGAAGGCAAGGGGCACGCCTTCTTCGTCGACGAGCATGGCTGCCGCGAGGCGGTTGCGCTCATGGAACGAGTGGCTGGTTTCATCGCCGGCCATTGA